The following are encoded in a window of Verrucomicrobiia bacterium genomic DNA:
- a CDS encoding 3-deoxy-D-manno-octulosonic acid transferase yields MWRRGNWRQDFNQRLGLYNNKVKQSVTNRHVIWLHAVSVGEMNVCLQVIRALQPRMPNLKIVVSTTTTTGMAELQKRLPPTIGKIYYPIDRQRYVGRALGSIHPNAIGLIESEIWPNFMWRARSLGKAVFLINARLSDRSYPRYKRFGFIFRPLFASFTAVGAQNESDAAKLRELGCQPDAVHVVGNLKFDAAGIPDNKTLDVPALLQQIGISTDAPILVAGSTHAGEERILAQQFLRLRKRFPNLVLILVPRHFERAREVAQELSNQRVKFMYRSEITAATHLAPGSVQCLLVNTTGELRYFYEYATIAFIGKSLTAKGGQNPIEPAALAKPVVFGPNMQNFSDVTKIFLAQDGAVQVRDAAELENVFADLLARPERREQLGRNAQKIVRENQGAVNRTVDLIVEHLKGLNSYVVPPKPRADGQQTPGSA; encoded by the coding sequence ATGTGGCGCCGGGGAAATTGGCGGCAAGACTTCAACCAGCGCCTCGGCCTTTACAATAATAAGGTCAAGCAATCCGTCACGAATCGCCACGTGATTTGGCTGCACGCCGTAAGCGTCGGCGAAATGAATGTCTGCCTGCAGGTGATCCGCGCCTTGCAACCGCGCATGCCGAATCTCAAGATCGTCGTCTCCACCACCACGACCACCGGCATGGCGGAATTGCAAAAACGCCTGCCGCCCACGATCGGCAAAATCTATTATCCAATTGACCGTCAGCGATACGTCGGGCGCGCGCTCGGCTCGATTCATCCCAATGCCATCGGCCTGATCGAATCGGAGATCTGGCCCAACTTTATGTGGCGCGCGCGTTCACTCGGCAAAGCCGTCTTCCTCATCAACGCACGGCTCTCGGACCGTTCGTATCCGCGATATAAAAGATTCGGTTTTATTTTCCGCCCGCTGTTCGCGTCGTTCACCGCCGTCGGCGCACAAAACGAAAGTGACGCCGCAAAACTGCGCGAACTCGGATGCCAGCCCGACGCTGTCCACGTGGTCGGCAATTTGAAATTTGATGCCGCCGGAATTCCCGACAACAAAACGCTCGATGTCCCTGCCCTGCTCCAGCAGATCGGGATCTCCACCGACGCGCCCATCCTCGTGGCGGGCAGCACCCATGCGGGCGAAGAGCGTATTCTTGCGCAACAATTTCTCCGCCTGCGTAAGCGTTTTCCCAATCTCGTGCTCATCCTTGTGCCGCGGCATTTCGAGCGTGCGCGCGAAGTGGCGCAGGAGCTTTCCAACCAGCGCGTCAAATTTATGTATCGCAGCGAAATCACTGCGGCCACCCATCTCGCGCCCGGTTCGGTGCAATGTCTTCTGGTAAATACGACCGGCGAATTGCGCTATTTTTATGAATACGCCACCATTGCGTTCATCGGCAAAAGTTTGACGGCGAAGGGCGGCCAAAATCCCATCGAACCCGCGGCGCTGGCCAAGCCGGTCGTCTTCGGCCCGAACATGCAAAACTTCAGCGATGTCACCAAAATTTTTCTCGCGCAGGACGGCGCGGTGCAAGTGCGTGACGCGGCGGAACTGGAAAATGTTTTTGCGGATTTGCTTGCGCGTCCCGAACGGCGGGAACAACTTGGCCGCAATGCGCAAAAAATCGTGCGCGAAAATCAAGGTGCGGTGAATCGCACTGTGGATTTGATTGTGGAACATCTCAAGGGTTTGAACTCTTATGTGGTCCCACCCAAGCCGCGAGCAGACGGCCAACAGACACCAGGCTCGGCATAG
- a CDS encoding serine/threonine-protein kinase: protein MTTGLADERKPLRMIKCNACGAQVFIPGDLQPLATTACPKCGNQIMMPMRLRQFELRAFIASGGMGTVYRAFDTALEREVAVKVMKPELAGDVLAIEAFSREARACACLNHSNIIHIYTFDENERQKYLVMELADQGSLDGRIETQTRISELEVLDIGTKMGSALEAALKHGFLHRDIKPGNILFNADNEPKLVDFGLARKAEAEVNPDEGTWGTPYYVAPEKINREPETFLSDMYSLGGTLYHALTGHVPFEAPTVEELVRAHVSVPLTPPDQVIPEVSQLCSEAIVRAMAKNPADRFQSYGEFIMAFEYARTMLLRQQSQGIPTPVAAPGKAKGWWKR, encoded by the coding sequence GTGACTACTGGACTCGCTGACGAACGCAAACCATTGCGCATGATTAAATGCAATGCATGTGGCGCTCAAGTATTCATTCCGGGCGATCTCCAACCGCTTGCGACCACGGCCTGCCCGAAATGCGGCAACCAGATCATGATGCCGATGCGGTTGCGCCAATTCGAATTGCGCGCATTTATCGCATCCGGCGGCATGGGAACGGTCTATCGCGCTTTCGATACCGCGCTGGAACGCGAAGTCGCTGTCAAAGTAATGAAGCCCGAACTCGCTGGCGATGTGCTGGCGATTGAAGCCTTCTCCCGCGAAGCTCGTGCGTGCGCCTGCCTGAATCATTCCAACATCATTCACATTTATACTTTCGACGAAAACGAACGACAGAAATATCTCGTGATGGAACTGGCCGATCAAGGCAGCCTCGATGGGCGCATCGAAACGCAAACGCGTATCTCAGAATTGGAAGTTCTGGACATCGGAACCAAGATGGGTTCGGCGCTCGAAGCGGCGTTGAAACATGGTTTTCTGCATCGCGATATCAAGCCGGGCAACATCCTGTTCAATGCTGACAACGAACCGAAGCTCGTGGATTTCGGGCTTGCCCGCAAAGCCGAAGCCGAGGTGAATCCCGACGAAGGCACTTGGGGGACGCCGTATTATGTGGCGCCGGAAAAGATCAATCGCGAGCCGGAAACATTTTTGTCAGATATGTACAGCCTGGGCGGAACTCTCTACCACGCGCTCACCGGGCATGTTCCGTTTGAAGCGCCGACGGTTGAGGAATTGGTGCGTGCGCATGTGAGCGTGCCCTTGACGCCGCCGGACCAGGTGATTCCCGAAGTGAGCCAGTTGTGCAGCGAAGCGATCGTCCGTGCGATGGCCAAGAATCCCGCCGACCGGTTTCAAAGCTACGGCGAGTTCATCATGGCGTTCGAGTATGCGCGCACGATGCTGCTCCGGCAGCAAAGCCAGGGAATTCCCACACCGGTAGCCGCTCCCGGCAAGGCTAAAGGCTGGTGGAAACGCTAG
- the lptE gene encoding LPS assembly lipoprotein LptE translates to MMRTRVFAGLLLLAWLAVGCGGYKLGPAGGEISGERSIQIQPFVNKTLEPRLSDYVMISLRKNLMQDGTYRVNTHDDGDVILTGVITDYQRTEISVQRTDVLTVQDYEITMTAKIVARDRSGKVLFEHPVTGHTDVRAGADLTSAERAAIPLLTDDLAKRTTSLLVDGTW, encoded by the coding sequence ATGATGCGCACGCGAGTTTTTGCGGGGTTGCTGCTGCTGGCGTGGCTGGCGGTTGGTTGCGGCGGTTACAAACTCGGCCCGGCGGGCGGGGAAATTTCCGGCGAGCGCTCGATCCAAATTCAGCCTTTCGTCAACAAAACCCTGGAGCCGCGTCTTTCCGATTACGTGATGATTTCGCTGCGGAAAAATTTGATGCAGGATGGAACGTATCGCGTCAATACGCATGATGACGGCGACGTGATCCTCACCGGTGTGATTACCGATTATCAACGCACTGAAATCAGCGTGCAACGCACCGACGTGTTGACTGTGCAGGATTACGAAATCACGATGACCGCGAAAATCGTCGCGCGCGATCGCTCGGGCAAAGTTCTTTTCGAGCATCCCGTCACTGGCCACACGGACGTCCGCGCCGGGGCCGACTTGACGAGCGCCGAGCGGGCGGCGATTCCCCTGTTGACGGATGACCTCGCGAAACGGACGACGTCGTTGTTGGTGGATGGGACGTGGTAA
- the bamD gene encoding outer membrane protein assembly factor BamD: MKRWSLRIGLAVLFVLACPFRSPAPLTYTPGEGWVYEAAGGEGAWRKLRAKDQLDVAQTAFDKKDIRLAKKAAQRVVKTWPLSDYAPRGAYLLARCYEASHQDELAFKEYQRLLEKYPKAANYEEILHRQFAICNRFLGGERFKLWGYIPTLPSMDKTVDMYDKLVKNGPYSDVAAQAQMNIGAAREKQTRFLNDKEPFILAAKAYEQAADRYHDRPKIASDALFKAGLAYQKQAETAEYDQSTAGQAIATFEQFMTLYPDDPRVNKGEQIIGSLKTEQARGNFETAKFYEHKHQYKGALIYYNEVLIQDPKSTYAQTALQRITALKKLTENSPAK, from the coding sequence ATGAAACGATGGTCTTTACGCATCGGGCTGGCGGTCTTATTCGTGCTGGCATGTCCTTTCCGCTCGCCGGCGCCGTTGACTTATACGCCCGGCGAAGGCTGGGTGTACGAAGCTGCCGGTGGCGAAGGCGCGTGGCGTAAGCTGCGCGCGAAAGATCAACTGGACGTCGCGCAAACAGCTTTTGATAAAAAGGACATTCGCCTGGCGAAGAAGGCCGCGCAACGCGTGGTGAAAACGTGGCCGTTGTCAGACTACGCTCCCAGGGGCGCTTACCTGCTGGCGCGCTGCTACGAGGCCAGCCATCAGGACGAACTGGCGTTCAAGGAATATCAGAGGCTGCTCGAAAAATATCCCAAGGCGGCAAATTATGAGGAGATTTTGCACCGGCAATTCGCCATCTGCAATCGCTTCCTGGGAGGCGAGCGTTTCAAATTGTGGGGTTATATCCCGACGCTTCCATCCATGGACAAAACCGTGGACATGTATGACAAGCTGGTGAAGAACGGGCCTTACAGCGATGTGGCGGCGCAGGCGCAAATGAACATTGGCGCGGCGCGCGAAAAGCAAACGCGTTTTCTAAATGACAAAGAGCCGTTCATCCTCGCGGCGAAGGCTTACGAACAGGCGGCGGATCGTTATCATGATCGGCCCAAGATCGCTTCTGACGCGTTGTTCAAAGCGGGGCTCGCTTACCAGAAGCAGGCAGAGACGGCGGAATATGACCAGAGCACGGCGGGCCAGGCGATTGCAACTTTCGAGCAATTCATGACGCTGTATCCCGATGATCCGCGCGTAAACAAAGGCGAGCAAATCATCGGCTCGCTCAAGACCGAACAGGCGCGGGGAAATTTTGAGACGGCGAAATTTTATGAGCACAAGCATCAGTACAAAGGCGCATTGATTTATTATAATGAAGTTTTGATCCAGGACCCCAAGTCCACCTACGCACAGACGGCGCTGCAACGCATTACCGCGCTCAAAAAGCTTACGGAGAATTCCCCGGCCAAATGA
- a CDS encoding dihydrofolate reductase family protein, giving the protein MDYENIKIRRSQAKKDLGGLPFVYLNVAMTGDGKLAPVNRHFVPFSSARDQEHLLELRTEADAVMSGARTVDLGPVKLGTGGAKYRRMRLKRGLAEYNIRVVVSGAGTLDPDAEIFKHRFSPIIVLTTERASPGKLRELSKLADVVKVCGKRELDFAMALRWLRAEWKVKRLLCEGGGEINAGLFEAGLVNEVHVTLCPLVLGGRTAPTMSDGNGFTTLAAAAKLELRSQKRVGDEMFLVYRVVKEAGKRNR; this is encoded by the coding sequence GTGGACTACGAAAATATTAAGATTCGACGAAGCCAAGCAAAAAAGGACTTGGGAGGGTTGCCGTTCGTTTATTTGAACGTGGCGATGACGGGAGATGGGAAGCTGGCGCCAGTGAATCGTCATTTCGTGCCGTTCAGCAGCGCGCGGGACCAGGAGCATTTGCTGGAATTGCGCACGGAGGCGGACGCGGTGATGTCGGGCGCGCGGACGGTGGACCTGGGGCCGGTGAAACTGGGCACGGGCGGCGCGAAGTATCGGCGGATGCGGCTCAAGCGCGGGCTCGCGGAATATAATATCCGCGTGGTGGTGAGCGGTGCGGGCACGCTGGACCCGGATGCGGAGATTTTTAAGCATCGGTTTTCGCCGATCATTGTGCTGACGACGGAGCGGGCATCGCCGGGCAAATTACGTGAGTTATCGAAGCTGGCGGACGTGGTGAAGGTTTGCGGGAAGCGCGAATTGGATTTTGCAATGGCGTTGCGGTGGCTGCGCGCGGAGTGGAAAGTAAAACGGTTGTTGTGCGAAGGCGGCGGGGAGATCAATGCGGGATTGTTTGAAGCGGGGCTGGTGAATGAAGTGCATGTGACATTGTGTCCATTGGTGCTGGGCGGGCGCACGGCACCGACGATGTCGGACGGAAATGGATTCACGACGCTGGCAGCGGCGGCGAAATTGGAGTTGCGTTCGCAGAAGCGCGTGGGGGATGAGATGTTTTTGGTTTATCGAGTGGTGAAGGAAGCGGGAAAAAGAAACCGTTAA
- a CDS encoding CerR family C-terminal domain-containing protein, translated as MGIRPAIPDHATHAATREHLLEAAGEVFAEVGFRAATVRQICQRAGANIAAVNYHFGDKTELYRAVLKESSRAALAKYPPDFGLPPRATPEQRLRAFVYSFLLRIFSEGPSARHGKLMAREMIEPTGALDSIVKDNIRPSSVLLMSIIGDLIGKKASDKTKRLCAMSVVSQVLFYHHCRPVVLRLFPGIKFDEANTVALADHITSFSLAALKQIAKSPKTK; from the coding sequence ATGGGAATTCGCCCTGCCATACCCGATCACGCCACCCACGCGGCGACGCGCGAGCATTTGCTCGAAGCCGCTGGCGAAGTTTTCGCCGAAGTCGGTTTTCGCGCCGCGACTGTGCGCCAGATCTGCCAGCGCGCCGGCGCGAACATCGCCGCCGTCAATTATCATTTCGGCGACAAGACCGAGCTTTACCGTGCCGTGCTCAAGGAATCCTCCCGTGCCGCGCTTGCGAAATATCCGCCCGATTTTGGCCTGCCGCCGCGCGCCACGCCCGAGCAGCGGCTTCGCGCATTCGTCTATTCGTTTCTCCTGCGCATTTTTTCCGAAGGCCCGTCCGCGCGCCACGGCAAGCTCATGGCCCGCGAAATGATTGAGCCTACCGGCGCGCTCGACAGCATCGTCAAGGACAACATCCGCCCCTCATCCGTCCTGCTCATGTCCATCATCGGCGATTTGATCGGCAAAAAGGCCAGTGACAAGACCAAACGCCTCTGCGCCATGAGCGTTGTCAGCCAGGTGCTTTTTTATCATCACTGCCGCCCGGTGGTCCTGCGGCTTTTTCCTGGCATCAAGTTCGACGAAGCCAACACCGTCGCGCTCGCCGACCACATCACTTCATTTTCTTTGGCCGCGCTGAAACAAATCGCCAAATCACCCAAAACCAAATAG
- a CDS encoding ABC transporter permease, whose protein sequence is MYHIALKMLLGDKSKYVMLVGGLTFAALLMTQQCGVFFGLLSWTTSHMRNMRASIWVVDPKVEQINEIKPMRDTDVNRVRSVTGVAYAVPLYTGVIQARINDGSFKPVEMIGIDSETLIGRPPVILSGRLEDLRLPNTVMIDELAVQRLSAGHAHKLGIGDTFEINDREARIIGICKTDRHFFGYPYVFTTYDEALQFAPKTRKMLSIVLAEPSPGFTAAQAARAIERETLLKAYTESEFNAATVKWFFANTGIPASFGTTIILGFIVGIAIAGQTFYSFVLENLRHLAALKAMGASNGLLSRMLMLQALTVGMIGYGLGVGLTTLFGLAVLKTGQPPFLLPYQLPLFTFVVIVLICIFAAMLGIRKIYKLEPAVVFRG, encoded by the coding sequence ATGTATCACATCGCGCTCAAAATGCTCCTCGGCGACAAGTCGAAGTACGTCATGCTCGTTGGCGGCCTCACCTTCGCCGCGCTCCTGATGACGCAGCAATGCGGCGTTTTTTTCGGCCTGCTTTCGTGGACCACCAGCCACATGCGCAACATGCGCGCCTCCATCTGGGTCGTTGATCCCAAGGTCGAACAGATCAATGAAATCAAGCCCATGCGCGATACCGACGTCAATCGCGTCCGCAGCGTCACCGGCGTCGCCTACGCCGTGCCGCTTTACACGGGCGTCATCCAGGCGCGCATCAACGACGGCTCGTTCAAGCCTGTCGAGATGATCGGCATTGATTCGGAAACTTTGATCGGACGCCCGCCCGTCATCCTTTCCGGGCGGCTCGAAGATTTGCGCCTGCCGAATACCGTGATGATTGATGAACTCGCCGTGCAACGCCTCAGCGCCGGCCACGCGCACAAACTCGGCATCGGCGATACCTTTGAGATCAACGACCGCGAAGCCCGCATCATCGGCATCTGCAAAACCGACCGCCACTTTTTCGGTTACCCGTACGTTTTCACCACCTACGATGAAGCGCTGCAATTCGCGCCCAAGACGCGCAAGATGTTGAGCATTGTCCTCGCCGAACCGAGTCCGGGTTTCACCGCCGCCCAGGCTGCGCGCGCCATCGAACGCGAAACCCTTTTGAAAGCCTACACCGAATCCGAATTCAACGCCGCCACGGTGAAATGGTTTTTCGCGAATACCGGCATTCCCGCTTCCTTCGGCACGACGATCATCCTTGGCTTCATCGTTGGCATCGCCATCGCCGGGCAAACTTTTTATTCCTTCGTGCTGGAAAACCTCCGCCACCTCGCCGCGCTCAAGGCGATGGGCGCGAGCAATGGCCTCCTCTCGCGCATGCTCATGCTCCAGGCGCTGACCGTCGGCATGATCGGCTACGGCCTCGGCGTGGGCTTGACCACGCTCTTCGGCCTCGCGGTGTTGAAGACCGGCCAGCCGCCATTTTTGCTCCCGTATCAACTGCCCTTGTTCACCTTTGTCGTGATCGTGCTCATCTGCATCTTCGCGGCGATGCTGGGCATCCGCAAAATCTATAAACTCGAACCAGCGGTGGTGTTCCGTGGCTGA
- a CDS encoding ABC transporter ATP-binding protein yields the protein MAEANGKNKLAIHVRGVTKTFGTGEAGTKALKGVDFDARLGEMLLIVGPSGCGKTTLLSVIAGTLECDTGEINVFNTELHGLNQRDITEFRKRNVGFIFQQFNLIPTLSLVENVSVPLLINGVKRSAAEKKSRALLDQLGLQGRGDERPTNLSGGQQQRVAIARALVHEPRLVICDEPTSALDKDTGAKIMELLREVGRHPDRCVIVVTHDNRVFKYADRMTEMEDGRVERVHENYQNYSGAGEH from the coding sequence GTGGCTGAAGCAAACGGCAAAAACAAGCTCGCTATCCACGTCCGGGGCGTGACGAAAACTTTCGGCACGGGCGAAGCCGGCACGAAGGCGCTCAAGGGCGTGGACTTCGACGCGCGCCTTGGCGAGATGCTCCTCATCGTCGGTCCGTCCGGCTGCGGCAAGACGACCTTGCTCAGCGTCATCGCCGGCACGCTTGAATGCGATACCGGCGAGATCAATGTTTTCAACACCGAATTGCACGGCCTCAACCAGCGCGACATCACGGAATTTCGCAAACGCAACGTCGGGTTTATTTTTCAGCAATTCAATTTGATCCCGACGCTCAGCCTCGTCGAAAACGTCAGCGTGCCGCTACTCATCAACGGTGTAAAACGCAGCGCGGCTGAAAAAAAATCCCGCGCGTTGCTCGATCAACTCGGTTTGCAAGGCCGTGGCGATGAGCGCCCGACGAATCTTTCCGGCGGCCAGCAACAACGCGTCGCCATCGCCCGCGCGCTCGTGCATGAACCGCGCCTGGTGATTTGCGACGAACCTACTTCCGCGCTCGACAAGGACACCGGCGCGAAAATCATGGAGCTGTTGCGCGAAGTCGGGCGGCATCCCGATCGCTGCGTCATCGTCGTCACGCATGACAATCGCGTTTTTAAATACGCCGACCGCATGACCGAGATGGAAGACGGCCGCGTCGAGCGCGTGCATGAGAATTATCAGAATTATTCGGGAGCCGGGGAACACTAA